The Desulfatirhabdium butyrativorans DSM 18734 genome segment ATCCACATGAACCATCGGAACTGCGCCGCCTGCAGCGGCGATCGGTTGTCCGGTAGCCATTTCGAGCAAACCGCCGATGAATTGCATCCCGGCATTCAGGACTGCCTCCACCTTTTCTGGCGGTTGGGACAAAATGGGGTGTGCGCCAGCCGGCGTCGCTTTCGCCTCCTCAGGCTGTTCGGCCACCACCGGTTCGGCTGCCGTTTCCTCGGCGTCGTAGTTCACCACCGACTCGGTCTGTTGTCGTAGAACCGCATCCTGAACATGGGACATATCGTTCCCAACATCCGGCTGCATATCGGGTTCAGGCGCAATCATTTCCGGCTTGTCCTCGATCATCTCTCTCAGTTGACCGAGCAGCGCCAGACGTTTCTCCTGAGAAAACTCGACCGTATCGATACCACCATCAAAAACCCCCGTGAATACATCCGTTTTGAGCTGGATGCCTGCAAGAATACGCTCTTCGATACTGTTCCGGGCAACCAGATTCACCACGTGGATATGGCTGCTCTTTTGTCCGATGCGGCTGACCCGGCCGATTCGCTGGTTCAGTTTGGCCGGGTTCCAGGGAATATCGAAATTGATGATGCAATCGGCTGCCTGCAGGTTCAGGCCCGTACCTCCGGCGTCTGTGGAAAGAAACGCCCTGCATTCCGGCCGGCTGGTGAATGCATCGATCAGCGCCTGCCGTTTGGGGACCGGCACTTTGCCGGTCAGCTCGACAAAGTCGATACCCATATCCGAGAGCAGCTTGCCGATCAGAAACGTCATGGTCGTCCATTCGCTGAAAATGACGACTTTTCGACCATTGGCAAGCACCAGTTCTTCGAGGATCGACTGCAGCTCCTGAAGCTTCGGCGAAATCTGGGTGGACCGATCGATCAGGTAGGTGGAATCGCATGCCCTGCGCATGCAAAGCAGCAATTCCTGCATGCGGCGAATGTCCATGGGCGTCAGGAATTTTTTATGGATCAGCGGAACCAGTTTCTGGGAAAAGCTCGCATGCATCTGGCGCTGTCTGATGTCCAGGTCGACAAAATAGGTATTGACGACTTCCTCGGGCAGATCGTCCAGAACTTCTTCCCGCTTTCTCCGGATCACGAGCGCTTTCAATTTCTCATTGAGCTTGTCCAGGTTCCGGTATCCGAGGATCTTGCCTTTTTTGGTGCGGCTCAACAGGTAATGGTCCGCCGCAAACTGCCAGAGCGGAGAAAGCAGCGGCGGGTCGAGGAACTGAACGATGGAGTAAATATCCTCGAGACGATTTTCAAGCGGTGTTCCGGTCAGCACCAGGCTGTGTCGTCTGGGAAGCATCTTGATGGCTTCTGCTGTCTTTGTGGCGAAGTTCTTGATGCGTTGCGCCTCATCCAGTATGACCAAATCCGGTTCGAACCGGCGGATGACATCCAGATCCCGAAGGACACTCTCATAATTGGTGATCTTGAACGGAGCGGCATCTTCCATGTATATCCGCCGGCGATTCGACACCGAACCGGCCACCACCACGGCCTTTTCGTTCGTAAACCGCTCGATTTCCCGCTTCCACTGTTCCTTGAGCGAAGCAAGGGTAATGATGAGAATCTTACTGAATCCGAATATCCGACTTTTCAAAATTGCCGCTGCAATGGCCTGCAGGGTTTTGCCCAGGCCCATCTGGTCCCCGATCAAGGCCGCCGGACGGTAGAGCGCAAACCGAACGCCCGCATGCTGGTACGGATACAGACGG includes the following:
- a CDS encoding SNF2-related protein; this encodes MYELTMDVIRHRIADSERIFQNGQKLFLNGLFHCFDANMQSGTFVYEIDGNYGDYTTRIQLNVNGIQTSCDCPYPGKGCKHTVGALLDVMKRMQTRRNIQAEKDVAATASAREDCLSEAEIRDQAIADRHQRAKKEEFRVIWGDMLKGEHVVETAKGKQYVVAMHDPLSGKGHCSCPDFISNRLGTCKHLIHLHEALKKGKAVTDRAAQERFPYVDIYWDSVSDKPRLFSEKTENELAEIQPILGACFRSDGVFVGTDLGAMVPLIERLSGNKIVRIQESVLQQVDRHLQLRELERMSKDDSLDMSFLKTRLYPYQHAGVRFALYRPAALIGDQMGLGKTLQAIAAAILKSRIFGFSKILIITLASLKEQWKREIERFTNEKAVVVAGSVSNRRRIYMEDAAPFKITNYESVLRDLDVIRRFEPDLVILDEAQRIKNFATKTAEAIKMLPRRHSLVLTGTPLENRLEDIYSIVQFLDPPLLSPLWQFAADHYLLSRTKKGKILGYRNLDKLNEKLKALVIRRKREEVLDDLPEEVVNTYFVDLDIRQRQMHASFSQKLVPLIHKKFLTPMDIRRMQELLLCMRRACDSTYLIDRSTQISPKLQELQSILEELVLANGRKVVIFSEWTTMTFLIGKLLSDMGIDFVELTGKVPVPKRQALIDAFTSRPECRAFLSTDAGGTGLNLQAADCIINFDIPWNPAKLNQRIGRVSRIGQKSSHIHVVNLVARNSIEERILAGIQLKTDVFTGVFDGGIDTVEFSQEKRLALLGQLREMIEDKPEMIAPEPDMQPDVGNDMSHVQDAVLRQQTESVVNYDAEETAAEPVVAEQPEEAKATPAGAHPILSQPPEKVEAVLNAGMQFIGGLLEMATGQPIAAAGGAVPMVHVDRERGEITLKFKLPGF